In a single window of the Rhodamnia argentea isolate NSW1041297 chromosome 2, ASM2092103v1, whole genome shotgun sequence genome:
- the LOC115738746 gene encoding probable nucleoredoxin 2 — MKFEGGDEDDKIISQVEVASSGDAEKVSSSRFMSLLASKDRDYLLSPTGSQVKVSDLEGHVVGLYFSANWYSPCRNFNPVLSNAYEQLKASQSNFEVVFVSADEDLSAFNSYRSSMPWLAIPFSDLQSKKALSHKFDVEGIPCLIILQPGGHKEEEVLRDGVELVHRYGVEAFPFTRERLEELEREEKEKHENQTFTNLLSSHDRDYLLGHHPTTGQVPVASLVGKTLGLFFSAQWCLPGMKFTPKLISIYHKIKHVISQRPGVEDFEIVYVSSDRDRASFDSYFALMPWLKLPFGDPKIRALARHFDVQSIPCLVVLGPDGKTVTKHGRSLINLYGEDAYPFTEVRLESLHRQMDEEAKGLPKSELHAGHRHELTLVSDGTGGGPFICCDCDEQGSGWAYQCLECGYEVHTKCVRAAGGASTVGP, encoded by the exons ATGAAGTTTGAAGGAGGTGATGAAGACGACAAGATCATCAGCCAGGTCGAAGTTGCGTCGAGCGGTGATGCTGAGAAGGTCTCGAGCTCCAGATTCATGTCTCTCTTGGCCTCCAAAGATCGTGACTATCTTCTCTCTCCTACTGGGTctcag GTGAAGGTCTCCGATCTGGAAGGCCATGTGGTGGGCCTCTACTTCTCGGCGAACTGGTACTCGCCGTGTCGGAACTTCAACCCCGTCCTATCGAACGCCTACGAGCAACTGAAGGCCAGCCAGTCCAACTTCGAGGTCGTCTTCGTCTCCGCCGACGAGGACCTGAGCGCGTTCAACAGCTACCGCTCCTCCATGCCGTGGCTCGCCATCCCCTTCTCCGACTTGCAGTCGAAGAAGGCGTTGAGCCATAAGTTCGACGTCGAGGGCATCCCGTGCCTGATCATCCTCCAGCCCGGCGGTCACAAGGAAGAGGAGGTATTGCGTGACGGCGTCGAGCTTGTCCACCGTTACGGGGTGGAAGCGTTCCCGTTCACGCGGGAGAGGTTGGAGGAATTGGAGAGGGAAGAGAAGGAGAAACATGAGAACCAGACATTTACCAATCTACTCAGCAGCCATGATAGGGATTATCTCCTGGGTCATCACCCTACGACTGGTCAG GTACCGGTTGCTTCTTTAGTAGGTAAAACACTGGGCCTGTTCTTCTCCGCCCAGTGGTGCCTCCCGGGCATGAAGTTCACTCCCAAGCTCATCTCCATCTACCACAAGATCAAGCACGTGATCTCCCAGAGACCGGGCGTCGAGGACTTCGAGATTGTCTACGTGTCGAGCGACCGCGACCGAGCTTCCTTCGATTCCTACTTCGCCCTCATGCCCTGGCTCAAGCTGCCCTTCGGCGACCCCAAGATCAGGGCGCTGGCCAGGCATTTCGACGTGCAGAGCATTCCCTGCCTGGTCGTCCTGGGCCCGGACGGCAAGACCGTCACGAAGCACGGCCGGAGCCTGATCAACTTGTATGGGGAGGATGCGTACCCATTCACGGAGGTCCGGCTGGAGTCGCTGCACCGGCAGATGGACGAGGAGGCGAAGGGCCTCCCGAAGTCGGAGCTCCACGCTGGCCACCGCCATGAGCTCACCCTGGTTTCGGACGGCACCGGCGGGGGGCCCTTCATATGCTGCGACTGCGACGAGCAGGGGTCCGGGTGGGCTTACCAGTGCCTGGAGTGCGGGTACGAGGTGCACACGAAATGTGTCCGGG